The following proteins are encoded in a genomic region of Liolophura sinensis isolate JHLJ2023 chromosome 7, CUHK_Ljap_v2, whole genome shotgun sequence:
- the LOC135470166 gene encoding transcription factor BTF3 homolog 4-like, with the protein MNADKLNKLSSQVRIGGKGTQRRKKKVVHRTATIDDKKLQSSLKKLGVSNIPGIEEVNMIRDDGTVIHFNNPKVQASLTANTFAITGHPETKQIAEMLPGILNQLGAESLSSLKNLASKLPTSGGDSSQQATDEIDADDEDVPDLVENFDEASKGEGV; encoded by the exons ATGAATGCAGACAAGCTCAATAAACTGTCCTCTCAAGTGCGTATTGGGGGCAAG GGTACACAAAGAAGAAAGAAGAAAGTTGTCCACAGAACTGCCACAATAGAtgacaaaaaattacaaagCTCACTCAAAAAATTAGGTGTTAGTAATATCCCAGGAATCGAAGAG GTAAACATGATCAGAGATGATGGCACAGTCATCCATTTCAACAACCCCAAGGTGCAGGCCTCCCTCACAGCTAACACATTTGCCATCACTGGCCACCCGGAGACGAAAC aaATTGCAGAGATGCTTCCAGGCATCCTCAACCAGCTTGGAGCTGAGAGTTTAAGCAGCCTGAAGAATTTAGCATCAAAACTGCCAA CATCAGGAGGAGACAGTAGTCAACAGGCTACAGACGAAATTGACGCAGATGATGAAGATGTGCCAG ATCTGGTGGAGAACTTTGACGAGGCGTCTAAAGGAGAGGGCGTGTGA